Proteins encoded together in one Candidatus Krumholzibacteriia bacterium window:
- the hemN gene encoding oxygen-independent coproporphyrinogen III oxidase, producing the protein IGFNRISMGVQDLCSRVQEAVQRVQPTEMTYAFYSMCRDVGFESVNMDLIYGLPYQNVERFGETVDQVVEWGPDRVAVFNYAHVPWIKPHQERMPAEALPEPREKVAIFLETARRFTAGGYEAIGIDHFAKKDDALAVARRAENLRRNFMGYTTQPETEAVAFGVTSISEISGTYAQNATRLSEYQRQVKSGQLTTHRGVRMSDDDRLRNEVIMDLMCNLAIDKRRVEQRHGVDFDATFADALEALREMVDDGLVELSDDRIGMTERGYLFVRNAAMHFDAYLEPPGSSDKPLFSRTV; encoded by the coding sequence AGATCGGCTTCAACCGGATCTCGATGGGCGTGCAGGACCTCTGCTCGCGTGTCCAGGAAGCCGTGCAACGCGTACAGCCGACCGAGATGACCTACGCGTTCTACTCGATGTGCCGCGACGTGGGCTTCGAGAGTGTGAACATGGACCTGATCTACGGTCTTCCCTACCAGAACGTCGAGCGCTTCGGCGAGACGGTGGACCAGGTCGTCGAGTGGGGGCCCGATCGCGTGGCCGTGTTCAACTACGCGCACGTCCCGTGGATCAAGCCGCACCAGGAGAGAATGCCGGCCGAGGCGCTTCCCGAACCGCGCGAGAAGGTTGCGATCTTCCTCGAGACCGCGCGGCGCTTCACCGCCGGTGGCTACGAGGCGATCGGGATCGACCACTTCGCGAAGAAGGACGACGCACTGGCCGTGGCGCGCCGCGCCGAGAACCTGCGGCGGAACTTCATGGGCTACACGACACAGCCCGAGACCGAGGCCGTGGCCTTCGGCGTGACCAGCATCAGCGAGATCAGCGGGACCTACGCGCAGAACGCCACCCGCCTGAGCGAGTACCAACGCCAGGTGAAGTCCGGGCAGCTCACCACGCACCGCGGCGTTCGCATGAGCGACGACGATCGTCTGCGCAACGAGGTCATCATGGATCTCATGTGCAACCTGGCGATCGACAAGCGTCGCGTCGAACAGCGCCACGGCGTGGACTTCGACGCCACCTTCGCGGACGCTCTCGAGGCGTTGCGGGAGATGGTCGACGACGGGCTGGTGGAGTTGAGTGACGACCGCATCGGTATGACCGAGCGCGGTTACCT